From the genome of Papaver somniferum cultivar HN1 chromosome 2, ASM357369v1, whole genome shotgun sequence, one region includes:
- the LOC113352997 gene encoding zinc finger CCCH domain-containing protein 3-like has product MPLPKYYCDYCDKQFQYTTFARKRHCEGLQHQRAKAFYYDSLKDPNRIQGESFGKGICNHFIRTGFCQYGDSCKYFHPKPNLQSPSVPGAMVTNFAETVQPPIAVGNQIAGRGGTVPMDLIQGGMGVSLGNLPPSLRPPPEGGYPTLPFVDWG; this is encoded by the exons ATGCCATTACCGAAGTATTACTGTGATTATTGCGACAAACAATTCCAGTATACAACCTTTGCTAGAAAACGTCATTGCGAGGGTTTACAGCATCAACGAGCCAAAGCTTTTTATTACGACTCCTTGAAAG ATCCAAATCGAATACAAGGAGAAAGCTTTGGAAAAGGGATTTGCAACCACTTCATTCGAACG GGATTCTGTCAGTATGGGGATTCATGTAAATATTTTCATCCAAAGCCAAATCTTCAAAGCCCTAGCGTTCCAGGAGCTATGG TAACAAATTTTGCTGAGACAGTCCAGCCACCAATTGCTGTCGGGAATCAAATTGCAGGAAGAGGAGGCACAGTTCCGA TGGATTTGATTCAAGGTGGCATGGGAGTTTCATTGGGGAACTTGCCTCCATCACTAAGGCCACCTCCTGAAGGCGGATATCCTACTCTTCCCTTCGTTGACTGGGGATAA
- the LOC113347012 gene encoding polygalacturonase At1g48100-like translates to MKKLSLLSFLFSFCFFVSLFLVSVQGRVHKHKDKRSRHPPTSHISAPPLPSPSFPPESSPIPVIKPSNIFNVLSYGAVGDGLTDETAAIKSAWDSACQFDSGPSATLLIPQGHTFMMQSAIFNGPCQNKVIFQVDGILMAPDGPESWLKSNSKIQWLVFYRMNGFTIQGSGVIDGRGQKWWDLPCKPHKGVNGTTLPGPCDSPIAIRIFMCTDVALKGLKILNSPQFNVKFDNCHGVHIDSLKITAPGRSPNTDGIHISTTDNVEIFNSVVATGDDCVSISTGCHNVDIRNITCGPSHGISIGSLGNHNSRACVSNISVTDSVIKYSDNGVRIKTYQGGFGSVSGITFNNIHMDTVRNPLIIDQYYCEAHGCSNQTAAVFVSDISYTNIKGTYDYRFPPMHFGCSDSVPCMNLTLSDIELLPSEGEFVRDPFCWNAYGASQTLTIPPVFCLQEGVPRSILENDLLGQC, encoded by the exons ATGAAAAAACTATCTCTGCTGTCATTCTTATTCTCATTCTGCTTCTTTGTCAGTCTCTTTTTAGTATCTGTCCAAGGAAGAGTTCATAAACACAAGGATAAACGTAGTCGTCATCCGCCAACTTCTCACATTTCAGCACCTCCTCTTCCTTCACCTTCATTTCCCCCCGAGTCTTCTCCTATTCCTGTTATTAAGCCAAGTAATATTTTCAATGTACTATCTTATGGAGCTGTTGGAGACGGTTTAACTGATGAAACCGCTGCTATCAAATCGGCGTGGGATTCAGCTTGTCAATTTGACTCTGGACCATCAGCCACTCTCCTTATTCCTCAAGGTCATACCTTCATGATGCAATCTGCAATATTCAATGGCCCTTGTCAAAACAAAGTCATTTTTCAG GTTGATGGTATCCTAATGGCACCTGATGGACCTGAGTCCTGGTTAAAAAGTAACAGTAAAATTCAATGGTTGGTCTTCTATAGAATGAACGGGTTTACAATCCAAGGAAGTGGTGTTATCGATGGAAGAGGCCAAAAATGGTGGGATCTTCCCTGTAAACCTCACAAG GGAGTAAATGGAACCACATTGCCAGGACCCTGCGATAGCCCAATT GCCATAAGGATCTTCATGTGTACTGATGTAGCTCTAAAAGGACTCAAGATTCTAAACAGTCCCCAATTCAACGTCAAATTCGACAATTGCCATGGTGTTCATATAGATTCATTAAAAATTACAGCACCTGGTAGAAGCCCCAACACCGATGGAATTCACATATCCACTACTGATAATGTCGAAATTTTCAACTCGGTTGTTGCAACTG GAGATGATTGTGTATCAATTTCAACTGGTTGTCATAATGTAGACATAAGGAATATTACATGTGGACCTAGTCATGGAATCAG CATTGGAAGTTTAGGAAACCATAATTCGCGTGCATGTGTTTCGAATATATCAGTGACTGATTCAGTGATCAAGTATTCAGACAACGGTGTGAGAATTAAGACATATCAAGGTGGATTTGGGTCAGTGTCAGGCATAACTTTCAACAACATTCATATGGATACCGTGAGAAACCCACTCATAATCGATCAGTACTATTGCGAAGCTCATGGCTGCAGTAACCAAACAGCGGCTGTTTTTGTATCCGATATATCGTACACAAACATTAAAGGAACGTATGACTATCGGTTTCCACCAATGCATTTCGGTTGCAGTGATTCAGTTCCTTGTATGAATCTCACATTGTCAGACATCGAACTTCTTCCATCAGAAGGAGAGTTTGTTAGAGACCCTTTCTGCTGGAACGCTTATGGAGCTTCACAGACACTGACAATTCCTCCTGTTTTCTGTTTACAAGAGGGTGTACCACGGTCTATCCTAGAGAACGACCTGCTTGGCCAGTGCTAA